From one Lycium ferocissimum isolate CSIRO_LF1 chromosome 5, AGI_CSIRO_Lferr_CH_V1, whole genome shotgun sequence genomic stretch:
- the LOC132056172 gene encoding uncharacterized protein LOC132056172: protein MICLTSQKLCIPKKRFESHFGPYIATKQQQNLRLINSGYSYLSELKLLAFGIRRRRAMAVELATKSNEATIILTSGASGRINALFSLRVLRSLFLLINAFILLLLLPFRGRRRMTSQTTIMTSSEKEEKAAVVEKKSGGTVVRVPSKMVPRKSAVEQEVAARRSLAIRRVLQEDDKETLREFSLFVTSKGDTMFTQSWTPVSFKVRGLVFLLHGLNEHSGRYNDFAKKLNANGFKVYGMDWIGHGGSDGLHAYVPSLDDAVNDTKQFLSKVLAENPGLPCFCFGHSTGAAIVLKAALDPKVESRIDGVILTSPAVGVQPAHPIFTVLAPIVSFLLPRYQFSAANKRGAVVSRDPAALLAKYSDPLVFTGSIRVRTGYEILRITAYLQQNLCKLTVPFLVLHGSDDAVTDPEGSKKLYEEASSTDKSIKLYKGLLHDLLFEPEREEIMKEIIDWLNQRLLNY from the exons ATGATTTGCTTGACAAGTCAAAAATTGTGCATACCCAAAAAACGATTTGAATCACATTTCGGACCATACATCGccacaaaacaacaacaaaatttaagGCTAATTAATTCTGGGTATTCATATTTATCCGAGTTGAAATTATTAGCTTTTGGGAttagaagaagaagagcaaTGGCGGTTGAATTAGCAACAAAATCAAACGAAGCAACAATTATATTAACATCAGGTGCAAGCGGGAGAATCAATGCACTGTTTTCATTACGAGTATTACGAAGCTTGTTCCTATTAATCAATGCtttcatattattgttgttgttgccatTTCGTGGACGAAGGAGGATGACGTCACAGACGACGATCATGACGTCGTCAGAGAAGGAGGAAAAGGCGGCGGTGGTCGAGAAGAAAAGTGGCGGTACGGTGGTTAGAGTGCCGTCGAAAATGGTGCCACGTAAGAGTGCGGTGGAGCAAGAGGTGGCGGCCAGAAGATCGCTGGCGATAAGAAGGGTACTTCAGGAAGATGATAAAGAAACTTTGAGGGAATTTTCGCTTTTTGTTACGTCTAAAGGAGATACCATGTTTACACAATCATGGACACCTGTTTCCTTCAAAGTCAG GGGATTGGTTTTCTTGTTGCACGGTCTCAATGAACACAG TGGCCGATATAATGATTTTGCCAAGAAGCTAAATGCAAATGGCTTTAAAGTTTATGGAATGGATTGGATCG GACATGGTGGAAGTGATGGACTGCATGCATATGTCCCTTCTCTTGATGATGCTGTTAATGACACG AAACAATTTCTCTCAAAGGTTTTAGCTGAAAATCCTGGACTTCCATGTTTTTGCTTTGGACATTCTACTGGTGCAGCCATAGTCCTCAAG GCAGCACTTGATCCAAAGGTAGAATCTAGGATTGATGGTGTTATATTGACTTCACCTGCTGTAGGAGTTCAACCAGCTCATCCGATTTTCACA GTACTTGCTCCAATTGTCTCATTTCTATTGCCTAGATACCAGTTCAGTGCAGCAAACAAAAGGGGTGCGGTAGTGTCTAGGGATCCGGCAGCATTACTGGCCAAGTATTCAGATCCACTAGTATTCACTGGATCCATTAGGGTACGAACAGGTTATGAGATCCTTCGGATAACTGCCTACTTGCAACAGAATCTGTGCAAGTTGACAGTACCGTTCCTAGTTCTCCATGGCTCTGATGATGCAGTGACCGACCCTGAAGGCTCTAAGAAGCTCTATGAAGAGGCTTCTTCAACTGATAAAAGTATCAAGCTGTATAAAGGGTTATTGCATGACCTGCTTTTTGAACCTGAAAGAGAGGAAATCATGAAGGAAATAATTGactggttgaaccaaagattgtTGAATTATTAA